The Chitinophagales bacterium genomic interval CATACCATCCAGCATAAACCGTACACTGGCTCCTTCACTTTTCCCAATCCAGTTGCGTTGCGCATCCTTAATCGAATCGCTCCAGTCAATATCATCAAGCCCTTTCAGTAAGCGATCTGCATAAGCCGTAATGCGCATACTCCACTGCTTCATCAGTTTTCTTTCTACCGGGTAACCGCCTCGTTCACTCACGCCATCCTTCACCTCATCATTGGCCAATACCGTTCCCAGCGCAGGACACCAGTTCACCCAGGCATCAGCGATGTAGGCAAGACGGTGTTGCAGCAGAATATCCGATTGCCGTTTCACGGAAAAAGTCTTCCACTCATCAGCCGTAAAAGATTCCTGTTCGCTGCCAAGCACTAAATGAGTGGTTCCATGCTTTTCAAATTCACCAACTAATCTGTCAATAGCTTCCGCCCGGCCGGCTTTTTCATTGTACCAGGAATGGAAAAGCTGAATAAATATCCATTGTGTCCATTTATAAAACTTCGGGTCGCTCGTACGCACCTCACGGCTCCAGTCAAATGAAAAGCCCAGCTTATCCATTTGTTCCCGGAAGGTTTTGATGTTTTGTTCAGTGGTAATGGCGGGATGCTGACCGGTTTGAATGGCATATTGCTCGGCAGGCAATCCGAAGGAATCATAACCCATCGGATGCAGTACATTGAATCCCTTCAGTCTTTTATAACGCGCGATGATATCGGAACCGATGTAACCCAAAGGATGACCCACATGTAAACCGGCGCCGGAAGGATACGGGAACATATCAAGCACATAATACTTTGGCCTGGCATGATCAGCTTCCGTCCTGAAAACCTGCCGGCTGCTCCAGATCTCTTTAGCCCTTTCTTCTATTTTGCTGAATTGATAATCCATTGCTGTTTGATAAATCAGGCGCAAAACTAATGAGTTTAACGTACTGTGAACCATGAAGAGATTCAAAGCACCGCACAAATTCCTGCGCGGCACCACAGCAAGCGTTCAGGCAGAGCAGTTAAGTGTCCGGCATTGTTGATAATACACCAGGAGGCAATGCCAGCGTCAATATTCCGTTCATTAATTTTGCGGCATAAATAACACCGATGTCAGAAAGCAGGAAGAAGATGGCAAGACGATTCAGACCTAACTATGTTTACAGCATTGTCAGCACTGCCCTCGTGCTGTTTATGATTGGATTACTTGCTTTGTTATTCATTCATGGTAACAAACTGGCCAACCAGTTTAAAGAGAATATTGAGTTTACGGTCATCATTAAAGATAACGTCTCCGAAAAATCCATCCTTGCACTTCAGCAGCAATTCACAACTGAGCCCTGGGTGAAAAGCGCGAAGTATGTTTCCAAGGAAGATGCCGCAAAAATTTTCACGCGTGAAAACCAGGAAGATTTCAAGGATCTGCTGGATTATAACCCGCTCTTTGCTTCCGTAAACCTGAAACTGAATGCCGGCTATACCAGCAAAGACAGTATTGACGCCATTGAAAAGCGTGTCATGAAGCATAATGAAGTGGGCGAATTTTACTATGAACGGCAATTGGTGGAGATGCTGAATGATAACCTCCGTAAAATCAGTTGGGTTATTATGGCCATCAGTGTGTTGTTGTTGTTACTGGCAATCGGTCTTATCGACAGCACCATAAGGCTTTCCATGTATTCGAGCCGCTTCCTTATCAGGAGCATGCAACTGGTAGGCGCAACACGTAACTTTGTGATCTGGCCGTTCACGAAACGAAGCCTGCAAAACGGCCTGATCGCCAGTATCATCGCCATCGTGGCATTGATGACACTGCTAAATTTCGCGATCAGCCAGGTACCAGAACTCCTGGCATTACAGGATGCCACCATGCTGTTGCTTGTGTTCTCCGGTATCCTTCTGCTGGGATTATTGTTTTCTTACCTGAGTACACACCTGGCCGTCAACAAATACTTAAGGATGAAGCTGGATGAATTGTATTGATCCCGGATAAAAAAAAGCTGTTAACTTCGCCGCAGGATGTAACGTTTTTATTTTTCAGGTTACATAAGCAACAGGAAGTACACGATTCATCTTAACAGCAAGTCAATTAATAACAGCAGTAAAACATGGCAAAGCAAAAATCAGGTATCACTGAAAAACAGGTTGCACAAAAACCGATGCCCGTCAGCCAGGCGGCTCCCTTTGTTTTTACCCGTCAGAATTTTATTGTTTTGTTTGCCGGTTTGATGTTGCTGGCTTTTGGCTTCATCCTGATGAGGGGAGGAAGTCAGCCTCCGACAGAATGGGACACGAATGTTGTTTATGGTTTTACCAGGATCACCCTGTCCACCACCTTCGTGCTGATCGGATTTGCAGTCATTACTGTTTCTATCTTCTGGAAATCAAAAAAAAGCTGATACTGACCTGAGGCTTTTACAAAACTGCAGCATTCGCCGCAGGCATTTCCAAACAAT includes:
- a CDS encoding DUF3098 domain-containing protein, producing the protein MAKQKSGITEKQVAQKPMPVSQAAPFVFTRQNFIVLFAGLMLLAFGFILMRGGSQPPTEWDTNVVYGFTRITLSTTFVLIGFAVITVSIFWKSKKS
- a CDS encoding permease-like cell division protein FtsX; this translates as MSESRKKMARRFRPNYVYSIVSTALVLFMIGLLALLFIHGNKLANQFKENIEFTVIIKDNVSEKSILALQQQFTTEPWVKSAKYVSKEDAAKIFTRENQEDFKDLLDYNPLFASVNLKLNAGYTSKDSIDAIEKRVMKHNEVGEFYYERQLVEMLNDNLRKISWVIMAISVLLLLLAIGLIDSTIRLSMYSSRFLIRSMQLVGATRNFVIWPFTKRSLQNGLIASIIAIVALMTLLNFAISQVPELLALQDATMLLLVFSGILLLGLLFSYLSTHLAVNKYLRMKLDELY